The following are encoded in a window of Arvicanthis niloticus isolate mArvNil1 chromosome 1, mArvNil1.pat.X, whole genome shotgun sequence genomic DNA:
- the LOC117693579 gene encoding T-cell ecto-ADP-ribosyltransferase 2-like, with translation MMTSKTCKFFLTWWLTQQVTGLTGPPMLDMAPNAFDDQYEGCVEEMEKRAPQLLQEDFNMNEGLKLEWEKAEKQWEDIKSSMSYPEGFRDTHGTALVAYTGNLAIDFNRAVREFKKNPDNFHYKGFHYYLTRALQLLNNQGCHSVFRGSKTEFHYTGKGSVRFGQFSSSSLSKSVALSTSFFSVPGTLFIIRTCLGVNIKEFSSFPREEEVLIPGYEVYHKVTTRHEKGYNQFFLDSPQRKKSNFNCFYNGPAEIDNIHFIISGSRESCISLFLVVLLGLLVQLLARAEL, from the exons ATGATGACATCAAAGACTTGCAAGTTCTTCCTAACTTGGTGGCTAACCCAGCAG GTGACTGGCCTGACAGGGCCTCCCATGCTAGACATGGCTCCCAATGCATTTGATGATCAGTATGAGGGCTGTGtcgaagaaatggagaaaagggcACCCCAACTATTACAAGAAGACTTCAACATGAATGAGGGATTAAAGCTTGAGTGGgaaaaagcagagaaacaatGGGAGGATATAAAAAGTAGTATGAGTTATCCTGAAGGTTTCCGTGATACCCATGGAACAGCTCTAGTTGCCTACACTGGGAACCTTGCTATAGATTTTAACAGAGCTGTTAGAGAATTCAAGAAAAATCCAGATAACTTCCACTACAAAGGCTTCCATTACTACTTAACAAGAGCTCTGCAGCTTTTGAATAACCAGGGTTGTCATTCAGTTTTCCGAGGCTCTAAGACCGAGTTTCATTACACTGGGAAGGGCTCTGTGCGCTTTGGGCAGTTCAGTTCTTCATCCTTATCTAAGAGTGTAGCTCTTTCCACATCATTTTTCAGTGTTCCTGGGACACTGTTTATCATCAGAACCTGCCTGGGGGTTAATATCAAAGAATTCTCCTCATTCCCTCGTGAAGAGGAGGTGTTAATTCCAGGCTATGAAGTATATCACAAAGTCACAACACGACATGAAAAAGGGTACAACCAATTTTTTCTGGACTCCCCGCAAAGGAAGAAGAGCAACTTCAACTGTTTCTATAATGGTCCTGCTGAAATAGACAATATTCATTTCATCATCTCAg gatccagagagagctgTATATCCCTGTTCCTTGTAGTTCTCCTCGGTCTTCTGGTCCAGCTGCTTGCTCGTGCAGAGCTGTAG